The Hemicordylus capensis ecotype Gifberg chromosome 6, rHemCap1.1.pri, whole genome shotgun sequence genome window below encodes:
- the HOXA13 gene encoding homeobox protein Hox-A13 — MTASVLLHPRWIEPVMFLYDNSLEEINKNMEAGFHAAAAAAAAGSNFGAANQCRNLMAHPASLAAPGSAAAYTSSEAPGAAGMAEPGAAVNKCSPCSAAVQSSSGPAALPYGYFGSGYYPCRPHHHNAALKSCAQPASSFADKYMDTSVAAAGEDFTSRAKEFAFYPGYAAGPYQPVPGYLDMPVVPTIGGPGEPRHDSMLSMEGYQPWAITNGWNGQVYCPKEQNQPPHLWKSTLPDVVSHPSDANSYRRGRKKRVPYTKVQLKELEREYATNKFITKDKRRRISATTNLSERQVTIWFQNRRVKEKKVINKLKTTS; from the exons ATGACAGCCTCCGTGCTCCTCCATCCCCGCTGGATCGAGCCCGTCATGTTCCTCTACGACAACAGCCTGGAGGAGATCAACAAGAACATGGAAGCCGGTTTccacgcggcggcggcggccgcggcggccgGCAGCAACTTCGGGGCGGCCAACCAGTGCCGGAATCTGATGGCTCACCCGGCGTCCCTGGCAGCCCCTGGCAGCGCCGCCGCCTACACGTCGAGCGAGGCGCCCGGGGCGGCCGGGATGGCAGAGCCCGGGGCAGCTGTCAACAAGTGCAGCCCCTGCTCCGCCGCCGTGCAGAGCTCCTCGGGCCCCGCCGCCCTGCCCTACGGCTACTTCGGCAGCGGCTACTACCCGTGCCGCCCTCACCACCACAACGCCGCCCTCAAGTCCTGCGCCCAGCCCGCCTCCTCCTTCGCCGACAAGTACATGGACACCTCGGTGGCCGCCGCCGGCGAGGACTTCACTTCCCGCGCCAAGGAGTTTGCCTTCTACCCGGGCTACGCCGCCGGACCTTACCAGCCCGTGCCGGGATACCTGGATATGCCCGTGGTGCCCACGATCGGGGGCCCTGGCGAGCCCAGGCACGACTCTATGCTCTCCATGGAAGGCTACCAGCCCTGGGCCATCACCAATGGCTGGAACGGGCAAGTCTACTGCCCCAAGGAACAGAACCAGCCGCCCCATCTCTGGAAGTCCACTCTCCCGG ATGTGGTTTCGCATCCATCGGATGCCAACTCCTACAGGCGCGGGAGAAAGAAACGAGTGCCTTATACTAAAGTTCAGCTAAAAGAACTCGAAAGGGAATATGCTACAAATAAATTCATTACCAAGGACAAGCGAAGAAGGATATCGGCCACCACAAACCTCTCAGAGAGGCAGGTCACAATTTGGTTCCAGAACAGAAGGGTGAAAGAGAAAAAAGTTATCAACAAATTGAAGACGACCAGTTAA